One genomic window of Camelina sativa cultivar DH55 chromosome 5, Cs, whole genome shotgun sequence includes the following:
- the LOC109132908 gene encoding uncharacterized protein At3g60930, chloroplastic-like, which produces MINDLSPLRDHRGDIGGEKTTSTSKSVGDLLNSCGLANSIVHVIIPGEHQRLWTPPLGYICLYEGFFSQCRLFFPLPNLLTQYAHRRKIPICQLTPGSICNFVAALTLAAEDQVFLEVECFEQLTNFKNSQGSKLWMVNAKPAHNFLPGEKVSNFKKLRARYFFVRVYKRSFENPKRGRRRVWNDSPDRPSSAWRLSSRFKRIKNTLLGVADRSWAQISRRRMEAAMGKARTQFASFASSLGQTSEVPPTTIVAAEMLRSVDRNDEPTINPEPEQTENEFIDVEDEDELPAADEEDENVAPNDSPLPPPTELIVSVQIAAEPDDGSKKKKSKKDKNKEKGKGKASAQGKGQKRSVEEAGLESYDRFRVERAAGRTDQFRYDYFGETPLVCNREASAELCRQLALSSVMMPPVDKLEFKDQFAQAAQSALQTAAYMSVLTLMYDRRVKSMTLAEAEFEKMKECLENLREANKSKNERIKELKDLLAKKEHDCENLEGRVAELESHGKVLEEEKAKLSKQFDDLGVKFESEMRRLRLDRQAKVEGTTKKAQHRLDKVKDYLHDQEMARPKEDVLNQANGFGEIMDYLLKNGASIPDNLVAEIKKKREVAQTEVEALDLVEFEEGDLDMSPDQLGFGLLQSGDVALDSVPHPYGSNVGLFQAGLPENVP; this is translated from the exons ATGATCAACGACCTCTCACCTCTTCGAGATCACCGAGGTGACATCGGGGGCGAAAAGACGACGAGTACTAGTAAGTCAGTTGGCGATTTGTTGAACTCGTGTGGCCTGGCCAATTCTATTGTTCATGTTATTATTCCCGGAGAGCACCAGCGTCTGTGGACTCCGCCTCTCGGGTATATTTGCCTGTATGAGGGATTCTTTTCCCAATGCCGGTTGTTCTTCCCTCTTCCTAACTTGCTCACCCAATACGCCCATCGCCGAAAAATTCCGATATGTCAACTCACCCCGGGAAGTATCTGCAACTTCGTCGCCGCCCTCACTCTCGCGGCCGAAGATCAGGTGTTCCTCGAAGTCGAATGCTTCGAGCAGTTGACGAACTTCAAGAACAGCCAGGGCAGCAAATTGTGGATGGTTAATGCAAAGCCAGCTCATAACTTCCTTCCGGGGGAAAAAGTTAGTAACTTCAAAAAGTTGAGGGCTCGCTACTTCTTCGTCCGAGTCTACAAACGCTCTTTTGAAAATCCGAAACGCGGTCGCCGAAGAGTGTGGAACGATTCGCCGG ATCGCCCTTCCTCAGCTTGGAGATTATCTTCCAGATTCAAACGCATCAAGAACACTCTCCTCGGTGTAGCAGACCGTAGCTGGGCTCAAATCTCACGACGTCGCATGGAAGCAGCGATGGGTAAGGCAAGAACGCAGTTCGCCAGTTTTGCAAGCTCACTGGGTCAAACTTCCGAGGTCCCGCCAACCACAATTGTCGCTGCCGAGATGCTTCGTTCCGTGGACCGAAACGATGAACCAACCATCAACCCCGAGCCAGAGCAGACGGAGAATGAATTCATCGATGTCGAAGATGAGGACGAGCTCCCGGCTGCtgacgaagaagacgaaaacGTGGCTCCCAATGACTCACCTCTTCCTCCACCGACTGAGCTGATCGTCTCAGTGCAGATTGCTGCTGAACCCGATGACggttcaaagaagaagaagtccaagaaggacaaaaacaaagaaaagggtAAAGGAAAAGCCTCCGCCCAAGGAAAAGGTCAGAAACGCTCCGTGGAAGAGGCTGGTCTCGAATCATATGACCGCTTCCGAGTTGAACGCGCGGCTGGTCGAACCGACCAATTTCGTTATGACTATTTCGGGGAGACGCCTCTTGTGTGCAACAGAGAAGCCTCCGCGGAGTTATGCAGGCAACTTGCGCTATCTTCGGTCATGATGCCGCCAGTCGATAAGCTCGAGTTCAAAGACCAATTCGCCCAGGCCGCCCAGTCCGCCCTTCAG ACCGCCGCCTATATGTCGGTGCTCACTTTGATGTACGATAGGCGTGTTAAATCAATGACCCTGGCAGAGGCCGAATTCGAGAAGATGAAGGAATGCTTGGAAAATCTTCGCGAAGCGAATAAGTCAAAGAACGAGAGGATCAAAGAGCTAAAGGATCTCCTTGCGAAGAAAGAGCATGACTGTGAAAACCTGGAAGGCAGGGTTGCGGAGCTGGAATCGCATGGGAAAGTTCTGGAGGAAGAAAAGGCCAAACTGTCAAAGCAGTTCGATGATCTCGGGGTGAAATTCGAGTCCGAGATGAGGCGACTTCGCCTAGATCGCCAGGCCAAGGTAGAAGGCACCACGAAGAAAGCGCAGCACCGTCTCGACAAAGTGAAGGACTATCTGCATGATCAGGAGATGGCCCGTCCGAAAGAGGATGTCCTCAACCAGGCGAACGGATTTGGGGAGATTATGGACTACCTTCTGAAGAATGGTGCATCCATCCCGGACAATCTCGTTGCCGAAATCAAGAAAAAGCGGGAGGTCGCCCAAACCGAAGTGGAGGCGCTGGATCTCGTAGAGTTTGAGGAAGGCGATCTCGACATGTCTCCCGATCAGCTCGGCTTTGGACTGCTTCAATCCGGAGATGTGGCTCTGGACTCCGTTCCACATCCGTACGGCTCCAATGTTGGGCTTTTCCAGGCCGGTCTACCCGAAAATGTCCCCTAA